A part of Paenibacillus donghaensis genomic DNA contains:
- a CDS encoding PQQ-binding-like beta-propeller repeat protein — MLSGTAMKRLASLVCAALLLPLGSGSAAYAEQPAVSTGTIYHSEPESNVVKPAWSTAIAKPSNAPVMDPVTAVAENGKVFMLQPNGKLAALRATDGKKLWEYGSKLAQQFMYHKDAVYGMTASGSLYKIKENGSPAWTAALEYPTADSMVVSGSTVYVTQAQKMAAVDAASGKIKWRIAEDPGNYYNGSPALEAEGTLVRNYSVSGAITVPLIAVYDTATGRKLWESSRQLPPLAIKDGILYSEKETFMLDDDPVNRKVEIVAFNLKSGAIKGERLYSWKDTANTDGVFHGGGAYSTAFLSGNDLYIFQGQRIVRYDFNNYVAGAAPLQKWNQEAYDQRTPLKLLHQGRLYFTDDHTHGLIVMKTATGQYVSFDQGGNPTAQAAVFSTGVYVGQTDGLLHAYDLLTTKQVFTVKTGSREFSPLLKTGGMLLIQTGGKLMGVRLPSALK, encoded by the coding sequence ATGTTATCAGGAACAGCAATGAAACGGCTGGCATCCCTCGTCTGCGCTGCCTTGCTGCTGCCACTTGGCAGCGGATCGGCAGCTTATGCCGAGCAGCCTGCAGTAAGTACCGGCACGATCTACCACAGCGAACCAGAAAGCAATGTTGTCAAGCCAGCTTGGAGCACAGCCATCGCCAAGCCGAGCAACGCACCAGTCATGGACCCGGTGACCGCTGTGGCCGAGAACGGCAAGGTGTTCATGCTGCAGCCAAACGGGAAGCTTGCCGCACTGCGGGCCACGGACGGCAAGAAGCTGTGGGAATATGGCAGCAAGCTGGCACAGCAGTTCATGTATCACAAGGACGCGGTCTATGGCATGACCGCAAGCGGTTCACTGTACAAGATCAAGGAGAACGGCAGCCCGGCCTGGACAGCAGCCCTTGAATATCCAACTGCGGACAGTATGGTTGTCTCCGGCTCTACCGTATACGTTACCCAAGCGCAGAAAATGGCGGCAGTGGATGCAGCCAGCGGCAAGATTAAATGGCGGATTGCCGAAGATCCCGGCAATTATTACAACGGCTCGCCTGCGCTTGAGGCGGAGGGTACACTTGTCCGCAACTACAGCGTAAGCGGAGCCATTACGGTGCCGCTCATTGCGGTATACGACACAGCAACCGGACGTAAGCTGTGGGAGAGCTCGCGCCAGCTTCCGCCGCTTGCAATCAAAGACGGCATCCTGTATTCGGAGAAAGAGACCTTTATGTTGGATGACGATCCCGTCAATCGCAAGGTCGAAATCGTCGCCTTCAACCTGAAGAGCGGAGCCATCAAGGGGGAACGTCTCTACAGCTGGAAGGATACCGCCAATACCGATGGTGTCTTCCATGGCGGTGGTGCGTATTCGACCGCGTTTCTTAGCGGGAATGACCTTTATATTTTCCAGGGACAGCGTATCGTGAGATATGACTTCAATAATTATGTGGCGGGTGCAGCCCCGCTGCAGAAGTGGAATCAGGAAGCTTATGATCAGCGGACGCCGCTGAAGTTGCTTCATCAAGGCAGACTCTATTTCACCGATGACCACACCCATGGTCTGATTGTGATGAAGACCGCCACCGGACAATATGTAAGCTTCGATCAGGGAGGCAATCCCACGGCCCAAGCCGCAGTGTTCAGCACAGGAGTATATGTAGGCCAGACCGACGGACTGCTTCATGCCTATGATCTCCTGACCACGAAGCAGGTGTTCACAGTCAAGACCGGATCTCGTGAGTTCTCCCCCTTGCTGAAGACGGGCGGCATGCTCCTGATCCAGACGGGCGGCAAGCTGATGGGAGTGAGGTTACCCTCAGCTTTGAAATAA
- a CDS encoding response regulator transcription factor, protein MTEGLRNKRIAQKLHLSEGTVRNYISSSYLKLQVGSREEAVEKSRKEQLVI, encoded by the coding sequence TTGACGGAAGGTCTGCGCAACAAGAGAATCGCCCAGAAGCTGCATCTGTCCGAGGGCACAGTGAGGAACTACATTTCGTCCAGCTATCTGAAGCTGCAGGTAGGCAGCCGGGAAGAGGCTGTTGAGAAGAGCAGGAAGGAGCAGCTGGTGATCTAA
- a CDS encoding homocysteine S-methyltransferase family protein — MPGSQQRQQPPIIGGCCRTTPHQIRELAQKWRSSPNDIGTLPAGPLARLTYSV, encoded by the coding sequence ATTCCGGGTTCACAGCAACGGCAGCAGCCCCCGATCATTGGGGGCTGCTGCCGCACGACGCCTCACCAGATTCGTGAGCTGGCGCAGAAGTGGCGCAGCAGCCCGAACGACATAGGTACGCTTCCGGCCGGACCGCTTGCACGGCTTACTTATTCCGTGTGA
- a CDS encoding AraC family transcriptional regulator codes for MDWVTRMNRAVSYLEEHMDGEIVYAEAARIACCSVYHFQRMFSFITEVSLSEYIRRRRLTLAAFELQQSRIKVIDLALKYGYDSPEAFTRAFQQLHGSTPTAARNAGTPLKAYPRMSFQISIKGAAEMNYRIEQVGGFKIVGMKETVHTEQAFSEIPAIWDAAREKDVFGRLWELHDPEHVIRGILGICANGEFGANETFDYILAVVSDEAAPEDLTTLDFPAATWAVFEAPGPPDALQEIWKRLYTEWIPASAYELAYLPAIECYLPPEENRNELWVPVLKKA; via the coding sequence ATGGATTGGGTGACAAGAATGAACCGGGCAGTCAGCTATCTGGAGGAGCATATGGACGGGGAGATTGTTTATGCAGAGGCGGCGCGGATTGCGTGCTGCTCGGTGTATCATTTCCAGCGAATGTTCTCTTTCATTACGGAGGTGTCCTTGTCGGAATATATCCGGCGACGGCGGCTTACCCTGGCGGCGTTTGAGCTTCAGCAGAGCAGAATCAAGGTGATTGATCTCGCCCTGAAATACGGCTATGACTCCCCCGAGGCGTTCACACGCGCCTTCCAGCAGCTGCATGGGTCTACTCCGACCGCTGCACGAAATGCCGGGACCCCACTCAAGGCTTATCCAAGAATGTCCTTTCAAATCTCAATCAAAGGGGCGGCTGAAATGAACTACAGAATCGAACAGGTTGGCGGGTTTAAGATCGTGGGCATGAAGGAAACTGTCCATACTGAACAGGCATTCAGTGAAATACCTGCGATATGGGACGCTGCAAGGGAAAAGGACGTCTTCGGGAGGTTATGGGAGCTTCATGATCCTGAACATGTCATCAGGGGCATTCTTGGCATATGTGCCAATGGGGAATTTGGAGCCAATGAAACCTTCGATTATATCCTGGCTGTGGTTTCCGATGAAGCTGCGCCGGAGGATCTGACAACACTGGACTTTCCTGCGGCCACCTGGGCTGTATTTGAAGCACCGGGCCCGCCCGATGCGCTTCAGGAGATCTGGAAACGGCTGTACACAGAGTGGATTCCTGCTTCTGCCTATGAGCTGGCCTATCTGCCTGCGATTGAATGTTATCTCCCGCCGGAGGAGAATCGCAATGAGCTGTGGGTTCCAGTGCTGAAGAAGGCATAG
- a CDS encoding HD domain-containing protein, translated as MMNQAYIAQLSGTGELWEPLWGLRIRLTEMEQRLLQTSVVRRLHFIHHNGGSYINTQHVDTRLQHSLGVFALGAYYCPDQPELRAAALLHDIGHLPFSHTLEQIEGLNHHQRTRELLYGEEISGILAAYAIDQGQILNLIEGRIPSPLRNKENRLHLDHLDSWVRSGRTTGLLQSAHALVPRISLAGPNLSTDAETADLLLRLIISEAEFHASAVNIGTNAVLLELVSVLIEQQAVSLESITAMTDNSLEALLLSSPHTQEEAQRLYYGSYPLKITRDRDKAPVDAYHATLSKLYLSLPLIDQGQVSVESLPSYPLLSGLTARLGEYYIYWDS; from the coding sequence ATGATGAACCAAGCATACATAGCCCAACTGAGCGGAACGGGCGAATTATGGGAGCCGCTATGGGGGCTGCGTATAAGGCTGACAGAGATGGAGCAGCGTCTGCTGCAGACCTCCGTTGTGCGCAGGCTGCATTTCATCCATCACAATGGCGGCAGCTACATTAATACTCAGCACGTCGATACCCGGCTGCAGCACAGCTTGGGTGTATTTGCACTGGGGGCTTATTATTGTCCGGATCAGCCGGAGCTCCGTGCGGCGGCCTTGCTGCATGATATCGGACATCTACCCTTCAGCCATACACTGGAGCAGATTGAAGGACTGAACCATCACCAGAGAACAAGGGAGCTGCTGTATGGCGAGGAGATTAGTGGGATTCTGGCAGCTTATGCGATAGATCAAGGCCAGATTCTTAATCTCATTGAAGGCCGCATCCCCAGCCCCTTGCGCAACAAGGAGAACCGTCTGCACCTGGATCATCTGGATTCCTGGGTGCGGAGTGGCCGAACTACAGGACTACTGCAGTCTGCGCATGCGCTTGTGCCGCGGATCAGCCTGGCAGGTCCGAATCTCTCCACAGATGCCGAAACGGCAGACCTTTTGCTGCGGCTGATTATCTCTGAAGCTGAATTTCATGCTTCTGCCGTCAATATAGGAACGAATGCTGTGCTGCTGGAGCTGGTTTCCGTGCTTATCGAACAGCAGGCAGTTTCTCTAGAGTCCATAACCGCCATGACAGATAACAGCCTGGAGGCTCTACTATTAAGTTCTCCACATACGCAAGAAGAAGCGCAGCGTTTATATTATGGTTCTTATCCATTAAAAATCACGCGCGATCGTGACAAAGCTCCGGTGGACGCCTATCATGCTACCTTATCCAAGCTGTATTTGTCCTTGCCGCTAATAGATCAGGGGCAGGTCTCCGTAGAATCGCTGCCTTCGTATCCGCTGCTGAGCGGGCTGACTGCGCGTTTAGGCGAGTATTACATTTATTGGGACAGTTGA
- a CDS encoding carbohydrate-binding domain-containing protein, with product MRNFMINSKWGVLLLSAVLVTACGTSSATSSAVQATATAAATTVQQNTTPSGVQLASAKLADLVTFDEEDTLTTWSADNSTTIALNGTSATISGSGAEAKAGLVTINAAGTYVLSGKLTDGQLVVNVQDKGTVHLVFNGVDIQDSDSAPVYIKQAGKVILTLQEGTENTLTDGANYVFEDAASDEPGAALFSKADLTINGTGKLTVNASYKDGITSKDDLKIMSGTIEVHAADDGIIGRDMVAVQEGTITITADGDGIKSTNDEDAAKGFVAIAAGTFDIKAGNDGIQAETALLTDGGTYTIVSGGGNANGGVKTEDRGGMSAPPGGWTQGTVPAAPSGTAATTDATADAVADAAATEAGADEAAAAETESTSAKGLKAGGNMTVNSGSFTIDAADDAVHSNSNVTITGGELTLASGDDGIHAEATVTIASGKIEITKSYEGIEGANIIVSGGETKVVASDDGVNVSGGNEQSAGGAQGQSTDTAAHVLTISGGDLTVDATGDGLDSNGSIVMTGGNVIANGPTNGGNGTLDYDGTFELSGGYLVAAGSSGMAQAPSEDSSQYSLLMTYTAAQEAGTLVHLEDNEGNTLLTFAPSKTYQTVAISSPELKEGATYTLYTGGTSTGTEVNGLYADGQYSGGTKVTDFEITSSVTYLSESGVTTGNTSNRGGGGGFGGGARPEGGTPPEGGTWQGDGTPPDRGTAPQGGTQPQATTGTEGTSSM from the coding sequence ATGAGAAACTTTATGATAAACAGTAAATGGGGAGTGCTGCTGTTAAGCGCCGTCCTGGTGACGGCTTGCGGCACTAGCTCGGCCACATCATCGGCCGTACAAGCTACAGCAACAGCTGCCGCTACCACGGTGCAACAGAATACAACCCCTTCAGGAGTGCAGCTGGCCAGTGCGAAGCTTGCCGATCTGGTGACCTTTGACGAAGAAGATACACTTACAACCTGGAGTGCCGATAATTCAACCACCATCGCACTGAATGGAACGAGCGCAACGATTAGCGGCTCTGGCGCTGAAGCCAAGGCTGGACTGGTAACTATTAATGCAGCCGGAACTTACGTGCTCAGCGGAAAACTTACGGATGGGCAGCTTGTCGTAAATGTGCAGGATAAAGGCACCGTTCACCTGGTCTTTAACGGAGTGGATATTCAGGATAGCGACAGCGCACCTGTCTATATTAAACAAGCGGGCAAAGTCATCCTCACGCTGCAGGAAGGCACTGAGAATACGCTGACCGATGGAGCAAATTATGTTTTTGAGGATGCGGCTTCCGATGAACCCGGTGCGGCGCTCTTCAGCAAAGCCGATCTGACGATCAACGGGACCGGCAAGCTGACAGTCAATGCCAGCTATAAAGACGGCATCACCAGCAAAGATGATCTGAAGATTATGAGCGGCACGATTGAGGTGCACGCGGCGGACGACGGCATTATTGGCCGCGACATGGTGGCTGTTCAAGAGGGGACAATCACCATCACTGCTGATGGTGATGGAATCAAATCCACCAATGACGAGGATGCAGCCAAGGGGTTCGTAGCCATTGCGGCCGGAACCTTCGATATCAAGGCCGGAAATGACGGTATTCAGGCGGAAACTGCGCTGCTGACGGATGGCGGAACCTACACTATTGTCAGCGGCGGGGGCAATGCCAATGGTGGGGTGAAGACCGAAGACAGAGGCGGCATGTCAGCGCCGCCGGGCGGTTGGACACAAGGAACAGTGCCGGCAGCACCTTCCGGTACGGCAGCAACTACCGATGCAACTGCAGATGCAGTAGCGGATGCGGCAGCAACAGAGGCAGGAGCAGATGAGGCTGCAGCTGCAGAGACGGAGTCAACCAGCGCCAAGGGGCTGAAGGCGGGCGGGAATATGACCGTCAATAGCGGCAGCTTCACGATTGATGCTGCGGATGATGCGGTCCACAGCAACAGCAATGTAACCATCACAGGTGGGGAGCTGACGCTGGCTTCCGGCGACGACGGCATCCATGCCGAAGCCACAGTAACGATTGCCAGTGGCAAGATTGAGATTACCAAGAGCTATGAGGGCATTGAAGGCGCGAATATTATAGTATCCGGCGGGGAGACGAAGGTGGTTGCCTCCGATGATGGTGTGAATGTGTCTGGCGGGAATGAGCAATCAGCTGGCGGCGCACAGGGCCAGTCCACGGATACTGCGGCCCACGTGCTTACAATCAGCGGCGGTGATTTGACCGTAGACGCCACTGGCGACGGACTGGATTCGAACGGTTCCATCGTAATGACCGGCGGTAACGTGATTGCTAACGGCCCTACCAACGGCGGCAATGGAACCCTTGATTATGACGGTACCTTCGAACTCAGCGGTGGGTACCTGGTAGCTGCGGGAAGCTCGGGCATGGCCCAGGCACCGTCGGAAGACTCCAGCCAATACTCGCTGCTGATGACCTATACTGCGGCGCAGGAAGCCGGAACCCTGGTCCATCTGGAAGACAATGAAGGCAATACGCTGCTGACCTTCGCTCCGTCGAAGACATATCAGACGGTGGCGATCAGCTCACCCGAGCTGAAAGAGGGAGCTACGTATACCCTGTACACAGGGGGCACCTCTACCGGTACTGAAGTGAATGGACTTTATGCGGATGGACAATACAGCGGAGGCACCAAGGTGACCGATTTCGAAATTACCAGCAGCGTCACTTACCTGTCCGAGTCGGGCGTAACGACTGGAAATACCTCTAACCGCGGCGGCGGTGGCGGCTTCGGAGGAGGCGCTCGCCCTGAGGGCGGAACACCGCCGGAGGGTGGAACCTGGCAGGGCGACGGAACGCCACCTGATAGAGGAACTGCACCTCAAGGCGGAACACAGCCGCAGGCGACAACAGGAACGGAAGGAACCAGTTCGATGTAA
- a CDS encoding polyphosphate polymerase domain-containing protein codes for MAIEVFNRYENKYLLDNTAYNRFYMELLAHMELDAYNKQHEFYSITNLYYDTQHDALIRNSLSKPKYKEKLRLRAYGTPDQEARVYLEIKKKVFGLVNKRRTALKLNEAYEFVRTGAAPQLRDYMNKQVVNEISYFLERYELMPKLYLSYDRKAMFSKENRDLRITFDTNIRCRRYDLSLEQGPYGEQLLEPGQWLMEVKAENTIPMWLSRLLSEHQMYRTSFSKYGNEYKKMLKNSTIEQESVLYA; via the coding sequence ATGGCGATCGAAGTATTTAACCGTTATGAGAACAAATATCTGCTGGATAACACAGCTTATAACCGCTTCTATATGGAGCTGCTGGCGCATATGGAGCTGGACGCTTACAACAAGCAGCACGAATTCTATTCCATCACCAACCTATATTATGACACGCAACATGATGCTTTGATCCGCAACAGTCTGTCGAAGCCCAAATATAAAGAGAAGCTGCGTTTAAGAGCTTACGGAACACCCGATCAGGAAGCCAGAGTATACCTCGAAATCAAGAAAAAGGTGTTCGGCCTGGTCAACAAAAGAAGAACCGCACTTAAGCTGAACGAGGCCTACGAATTCGTCCGCACCGGTGCCGCGCCGCAGCTGCGGGATTATATGAACAAGCAGGTGGTGAACGAGATCAGCTATTTCCTGGAACGGTACGAGTTGATGCCGAAGCTGTATCTCTCCTATGACCGCAAGGCAATGTTCAGCAAAGAGAACCGGGACCTCAGAATAACCTTTGACACCAATATCCGCTGCAGACGTTATGATCTGTCGCTGGAACAAGGGCCTTACGGTGAACAGCTGCTGGAGCCGGGTCAGTGGCTGATGGAAGTGAAGGCGGAGAATACGATTCCGATGTGGCTGTCCAGGCTGCTCTCCGAACACCAGATGTATCGTACCAGCTTCTCCAAATACGGCAATGAATACAAAAAAATGCTCAAGAACAGCACAATTGAACAGGAGAGTGTCCTCTATGCTTGA
- a CDS encoding response regulator transcription factor: MRILIVEDEIHLAEALSQILKKQHYSVDAVHDGRSGLDYALSGIYDLLLLDIMMPEMDGISVLRALRKEGVSTPVIMLTAKGEITDMVTGLDQGADDYIAKPFSSEELLARIRAALRRKGEVIPDDTLKFGDVELNTASLRLAVGGKEIKLNLKECGLLELLILRKQAVTSKEQIIEKLWGFDSEAEHNNVEVYISFLRKKLTFLGSQVRISTIRGVGYVLEGAS; the protein is encoded by the coding sequence ATGAGAATATTAATCGTAGAAGATGAGATTCATCTGGCAGAGGCCTTATCGCAAATCTTAAAAAAACAACATTACTCCGTAGACGCTGTCCACGACGGCCGATCGGGGCTGGATTATGCCCTGAGCGGGATCTATGATCTGCTGCTGCTTGATATTATGATGCCTGAGATGGATGGAATCAGCGTGCTGCGCGCCCTCCGCAAGGAAGGGGTATCGACACCTGTAATCATGCTTACCGCCAAAGGCGAGATTACCGACATGGTGACCGGGCTGGATCAGGGGGCGGATGACTATATAGCCAAACCTTTTTCTTCGGAGGAGCTGCTGGCCCGTATCCGGGCGGCCTTGCGGCGTAAGGGCGAGGTAATACCGGATGATACGCTGAAATTTGGGGATGTGGAGCTGAACACCGCAAGTCTGCGGCTGGCCGTAGGCGGCAAGGAAATCAAGCTGAACCTGAAGGAATGCGGACTGCTGGAGCTGCTCATTCTGCGGAAACAGGCCGTAACCTCCAAGGAGCAGATTATTGAGAAGCTGTGGGGCTTCGACTCGGAAGCGGAGCATAACAACGTGGAAGTCTATATCTCATTTTTACGCAAAAAACTGACCTTCCTCGGCTCACAGGTACGTATCAGTACGATCCGGGGTGTAGGTTATGTATTGGAGGGGGCCTCCTGA